CGTCCGGTGCGGGTGCAGGCCGGTCCGGGCGAGATGGTCGACCTGTCCATCGGGCACCAGGCCGACACCACGGCCCTGCCCCGCGGGCGCCACGCCCGCACCGACACCGCGTCCACCACCGACGGGGACGGCTCCGCGACGGACGCCGCCCAGCAGAGCCCGGTGGGGTCCCGGTGACCCCCGCCGCGACCCTGCGCGCCCAGGTCACCGGGGCGCAGGGCTGGCCGCTGGCCGGGCTGGCCGTCACCGTCCTGGGACCCGACGGGTCCAGTCGGGGACGCGGCCACACCGACGACGAGGGCCGGCTGACGATCGCCCTGACCGACGGCGCCGGACCGGTCACCCTGGTGCTGGCCGGCGCCGGGCTGGCCCCGGTCGCCCGCAGCCTCGCCCTGCCCGCATCCGGGGGCGATCTGGACGCCGGGATCATCGCGCTCCCGGACGCCGGCGGCCGGCGCGAGGCCGGCCGCGGCCGGTGGGTCCTGGATCCGGATCACACCATCATCAAGGCCACCGCCCGGCACCTCGGGTTCTCCCGCATCGAGGGGCGTTTCACCGAGTTCGAGGGCGTCATCGAGATCGCCGATCCCATCGAGGGTTCGTCGGTGACCGTGTTGATCGCCACGGCCAGCCTGACCACCGGCAGCGCGATGCGCGACGGCCACCTGACGTCGGCCGACTTCCTGGACGTCGAACGGTTCCCGGCCTTGACGTTCCGCAGCACCACCGTCCGCGACCTCTCCGGCGCGGGTGAGAAGCTGGCCATCGACGGCGATCTCACCATCCGGGACATCACCCGCCCCGTCACCCTGGACACCACCCGGGCGGGGACCGGACCGGACCCGTGGGGCGGCACCCGAACGGCGTTCACGGCGACGACCACGCTCAACCGGCGGGACTTCGAGATGGACTGGAACATGGGCATTCCCGGCGGCCTGCTGCTGCTCGGGCCCACCCTGACCATCGACCTGGACGTCCAGGCGGTCCTGCAGACGTGATCGGTGGGCCGGCGGGCCACGGGTCCGCCGGCCCACCGTCGTCTCACGGGGCCGGGATCGCCGCCAGCGCCGCCCGCAGCCGGTGGACGGACTGGTCCCGCCCGAGCAGTTCCATCGATTCGTACAGCGGCGGGGACACCGTGCGGCCGCTGACGGCCACCCGCACCGGCGCGAACGCCAACCGCGGCTTGAGTCCCAACTCGTCGATGAGCGCCGCCTTGAGCGCCGCCTCCAGCGCCGGTGCGGCGAACTCCGCCACCCCGTCGATCGCATCCAGGGTGGCCTGCAGCACGGGCGCGGCCGCCGGCTTGAGCGTCTTGGCCGCCGCCGCCTCGTCCACCACGAAGTCCGCCGGGTCGACCAGCAGGAAGTCGAGCATGGACGCGGCCTCGGACAGCAGGTTCGACCGTTCCTGCACGAGGGGGGCGGCCGCGACCACCAGGGCCCGCTGCTCGGCGCTCGGATCGGCCGGCAGCCGCCCGGAGGCGACGAGATGGTCGGTCAGCCGCCGGGCGAAGTCGTCGGCCGCCAGCTGCCGGATGTGGGCGCCGTTGATGGCGACCGCCTTGGCCCGATCGAACCGCGCCGGGTTGCCGGAGATCCGGGTCCCGTCGAACGCGGCCGCGAGATCGGCCGCGCCGAAGATGTCGCGGTGCACCAGCTCGCCGGTCTCCGGATCGGTGGTGGCCGGCAGCGACCAGCCGAGCAGGGCCAGGTAGTTGACCATGCCCTCGGGCAGGAACCCGTCCTCGCGGTACTGGAACAGGTTGGACTGCGGATCCCGCTTGGACAGCTTGCGGTTGCCCTCGCCGGTGACGAACGGCAGGTGCCCGAACTGCGGGACCGCACTCGCCCGGCCGATGGCGATCAACGCCTCGTAGAGCGCGATCTGCCGCGGGGTGGACGGCAGCAGATCCTCGCCGCGCAGGACGTGGGTGATCCCCATCAGCGCGTCGTCCACCGGGTTCACCAGCGTGTACAGCGGCTCGCCGTTACCCCGCACCAGCACCGGGTCGGGAACCGTACCGGCCGGGAAGGTGATGGGGCCACGGACCAGGTCGTCGAAGGAGATGTCCCGGTCGGGCATCCGCAGGCGGTACACCGGGGAGCGGCCGGCGGCCCGGGCGGCGGCGATCAACTCGGCGTCCGGGGTGCGGTCGTAGTTGTCGTAGCCGAGCTTGGGGTCGCGCCCGGCGGCGACGTGCCGGGCGACCGCGTCCTCCGCCGTGGACCACGATTCGTACAGGTGGCCCGCGGCGATCAGCTCGGCCGCCACCTCGCGGTAGGTCCCGCCGCGCTGCGACTGCCGGTAGGGCTCGTGCGGCCCGCCGACCAACGGCCCCTCGTCCCAGTCGAGCCCCAGCCACCGCATCGCGTCGATGATCGCGGCGTACGACTCCTCGGAGTCCCGGGCGGCGTCGGTGTCCTCGATGCGGAACACCAGGGCCCCGCCGTGGTGACGGGCGAACGCCCAGTTGAACAACGCCGTCCGGGCCAACCCCACGTGCGGGGTACCGGTCGGCGATGGGCAGAACCGGACCCGTACATCGGAACCGGTGGCGGGAGCGGTCGGGTGCAGGGGCGCGGCAGTGGCGGGAGCGTCAGTCATGGCACCGCTCATGCTAGAAGGGCGGGGGCCGATCGGTCGCCGTCCGGCCCCGATCGCTCCCCCGCCCTGCCCAGCGCTGGACCGGTACCTACCGGTCGACGACCGGGTTGCTGAGCGTTCCGATGCCCTCGACGGTGACCGACACCGTCTGACCGGCCTCCATCGGGCCGACCCCGGCCGGGGTGCCGGTGAGGATGACGTCGCCCGGCAGCAGCGTCATGATCCCGGAGACGAACTCGATGATCTCGCCGATGCCGAAGACCATGTCCGAGGTGCGGCCGTCCTGCTTCACCTCGCCGTCCAGCTCGGTGCGGACACCGACGTCGGACGGGTCGAACTCGGTCTCGATCCACGGCCCCAGCGGACAGAACGTGTCGTACCCCTTGCCCCGGGTGAACTGCACGTCCGCCTTCTGCTGGTCGCGCGCGGTCACGTCGTTGGCGACGGTGTAGCCGAGGATCACCGAGGCCGCGTCGTCGGCGCGCACGTCCCGGCAGGGTCGCCCGATGATCGCGGCCAGTTCACCCTCGTAATCGACCCGCTGCGACGAGGCCGGCCGGGCGATCGGCACGTCCGGGCCGATCACCGACGTCGACGGCTTGAGGAAGATGATCGGCGACGTCGGCACGTCGTTGCCCATCTCGGCGGCGTGGTCGGCGTAGTTGCGGCCGATCGCCACCACCTTCGACGGCAGGATCGGGGCCAGTACCCGGACGTCGGCCAGCGGCCAGCGCCGGCCGGTGAACTCGGGGGCGCCGAACGGATGATCGGCGATCTCCCGGACGGTCACCCGGCTCAGATCGCCCAGGGGTCCGTCCACCGCGACGAAGGCCACTCCGTCCGGGGTCGCCACGCGGCCCAACCGCATCAGCTCACCTGCTTCCTGCTCGGGCCCCGGCCAGCGGGGCGTCCTGATGACCACTCACGTTCCCGGTACCCGCGGCACCGGTTTCCGCACCGGCGTCGCCGCCCGGCAGCGCATACAGCAGGGCGTCGACCAGCGCCTGCCAGGATGCCTCCACCACGTTGGCGTGCACGCCCACGGTGGTCCATTCCTTCGGACCCGACGGGCCCTGATCCGCGCTCGTGACGAGCACCCGGGTGATGGAGTCGGTGCCGGCGTTCCCGGCGAGGATACGGACCTTGTAGTCGGTCAGCTCCACGTCGTCGAGTTCGGGGAACTGCTCGACGACCGCGGCCCGCAGGGCCGAGTCCAGGGCGTTGACCGGACCGTTGCCCTCCGCGGTCGCGATGATCCGCCGGCCACCCACGTGCACCTTGACGGTGGCCTCGGAGTTGACGACCGGCGGCTCCGACGGGCCGGCG
This window of the Nakamurella flava genome carries:
- a CDS encoding YceI family protein, whose translation is MTPAATLRAQVTGAQGWPLAGLAVTVLGPDGSSRGRGHTDDEGRLTIALTDGAGPVTLVLAGAGLAPVARSLALPASGGDLDAGIIALPDAGGRREAGRGRWVLDPDHTIIKATARHLGFSRIEGRFTEFEGVIEIADPIEGSSVTVLIATASLTTGSAMRDGHLTSADFLDVERFPALTFRSTTVRDLSGAGEKLAIDGDLTIRDITRPVTLDTTRAGTGPDPWGGTRTAFTATTTLNRRDFEMDWNMGIPGGLLLLGPTLTIDLDVQAVLQT
- the gltX gene encoding glutamate--tRNA ligase, with the protein product MTDAPATAAPLHPTAPATGSDVRVRFCPSPTGTPHVGLARTALFNWAFARHHGGALVFRIEDTDAARDSEESYAAIIDAMRWLGLDWDEGPLVGGPHEPYRQSQRGGTYREVAAELIAAGHLYESWSTAEDAVARHVAAGRDPKLGYDNYDRTPDAELIAAARAAGRSPVYRLRMPDRDISFDDLVRGPITFPAGTVPDPVLVRGNGEPLYTLVNPVDDALMGITHVLRGEDLLPSTPRQIALYEALIAIGRASAVPQFGHLPFVTGEGNRKLSKRDPQSNLFQYREDGFLPEGMVNYLALLGWSLPATTDPETGELVHRDIFGAADLAAAFDGTRISGNPARFDRAKAVAINGAHIRQLAADDFARRLTDHLVASGRLPADPSAEQRALVVAAAPLVQERSNLLSEAASMLDFLLVDPADFVVDEAAAAKTLKPAAAPVLQATLDAIDGVAEFAAPALEAALKAALIDELGLKPRLAFAPVRVAVSGRTVSPPLYESMELLGRDQSVHRLRAALAAIPAP
- a CDS encoding fumarylacetoacetate hydrolase family protein, yielding MRLGRVATPDGVAFVAVDGPLGDLSRVTVREIADHPFGAPEFTGRRWPLADVRVLAPILPSKVVAIGRNYADHAAEMGNDVPTSPIIFLKPSTSVIGPDVPIARPASSQRVDYEGELAAIIGRPCRDVRADDAASVILGYTVANDVTARDQQKADVQFTRGKGYDTFCPLGPWIETEFDPSDVGVRTELDGEVKQDGRTSDMVFGIGEIIEFVSGIMTLLPGDVILTGTPAGVGPMEAGQTVSVTVEGIGTLSNPVVDR